A region from the Scylla paramamosain isolate STU-SP2022 unplaced genomic scaffold, ASM3559412v1 Contig2, whole genome shotgun sequence genome encodes:
- the LOC135095944 gene encoding putative zinc finger protein 840, with translation MALSETWVQFVMAATLPCSTDQASIQAAALPGTDGCLASPRVPAGLDMACAGGGGAALEVVRPGSSMSGRQRRQQWQQQQQPASGVGRRSGVKNYECDECGKKFTTISRLNEHAFRHTGVREFECDVCGKCFKTKGDIARHVKIHF, from the exons ATGGCTCTTTCTGAGACGTGGGTACAGTTTGTAATGGCTGCCACTCTTCCCTGCTCCACAGACCAGGCCAGCATCCAGGCCGCCGCCCTGCCTGGCACTGACGGCTGTCTGGCCTCCCCGAGGGTCCCTGCAGGACTGGACATGGCGTGTGCTGGTGGGGGTGGTGCTGCGCTGGAGGTTGTGAGGCCGGGCAGCAGCATGAGCGGCCGGCAGCGGCGGcaacagtggcagcagcagcagcagccagcctcaggtgtggggaggcGCAG tggtgttaaaaattatgagtgtgatgagtgtgggaagaaatttaccaccATTTCTCGTCTCAATGAACACGCCTTCAGACACACTGGGGTGAGGGAGTTcgagtgtgatgtttgtggcaagtgtttcaagacaaaggGTGATATTGCCAGGCACGTGAAGATCCacttctga
- the LOC135095943 gene encoding zinc finger protein 33B-like — protein MALSETWVQFVMAATLPCSTDQASIQVAALPGTDGCLASPRVPAGLDAACAGRSGVAVEVVRPGSSMSGWRRRQQQQPASGVGRHRCGGKNHLEAGSSVHRGESKFECQQCDKTFVSRQGLKYHTLTHSGVRNYECGECGKKFTHRGNLTRHTLTHSGVRNYECDECGKKFTHKSYFTKHTLTHSGVRNYECDECGKKFIRKSYLTTHTLTHSGVRNYECDECGKKFTQKSSLNTHTLTHSGVRNYECDECGKKFTHKSYFTKHTLTHSGVRNYECDECGKKFTHKGNLTRHTLTHSGVRNYECDECGKRFTTISHLNQHAFRHTGVREFECDVCGKCFKTKGDIAKHVKIHF, from the coding sequence ATGGCTCTTTCTGAGACGTGGGTACAGTTTGTAATGGCCGCCACACTTCCCTGCTCCACAGACCAGGCCAGCATCCAGGTCGCCGCCCTGCCTGGCACTGACGGCTGTCTGGCCTCCCCGAGGGTCCCTGCAGGACTGGACGCGGCGTGTGCTGGCAGGAGTGGTGTTGCGGTGGAGGTCGTGAGGCCAGGCAGCAGCATGAGcggctggcggcggcggcaacagcagcagccagcctcaggtgtggggaggcACAGGTGTGGTGGCAAGAATCACCTGGAGGCAGGCAGCTCTGtccacagaggagagagcaagtttgagtgccagcagtgtgacaaAACTTTTGTATCCAGACAAGGCCTTAAgtaccacaccctgacacacagtggtgttagaaattatgagtgtggtgagtgtgggaagaaatttacccacaggggtaacctcaccagacacaccctgacacacagtggtgttagaaattatgagtgtgatgagtgtgggaagaaatttacccacaagtcttacttcaccaaacacaccctgacacacagtggtgttagaaattatgagtgtgatgagtgtgggaagaaatttatccGCAAGTcttacctcaccacacacaccctgacacacagtggtgttagaaattatgagtgtgatgagtgtgggaagaaatttacccaaaagtcttccctcaacacacacaccctgacacacagtggtgttagaaattatgagtgtgatgagtgtgggaagaaatttacccacaagtcttacttcaccaaacacaccctgacacacagtggtgttagaaattatgagtgtgatgagtgtgggaagaaatttacccacaagggtaacctcaccagacacaccctgacacacagtggtgttagaaattatgagtgtgatgagtgtggcaaaagatttaCCACCATTTCTCATCTCAATCAACACGCCTTCAGACACACTGGGGTGAGGGAGTTcgagtgtgatgtttgtggcaagtgtttcaagacaaaggGTGATATTGCCAAGCACGTGAAGATCCacttctga
- the LOC135095942 gene encoding protein O-linked-mannose beta-1,4-N-acetylglucosaminyltransferase 2-like, which translates to MSLEEDGLDEAIRAVSQARVLVGMHGAGLGLRMLMSSGTLLIEIWPFGVDPASARVYRAMCGLRGFGVTYRAWVNEDVGNTRTHPHYPQHFGGIQHLPQEERRRVVSSLRGDKLVNVTCCMDVDWLYRIYQDTVVRLHAHGDAHGRAHEAHTLTDTHTGALEVNADRDAHEAHTPTNTHRRTRTNALEVNAHRDAHRATQHKKISA; encoded by the exons ATGTCACTGGAGGAAGATGGGCTGGACGAGGCTATTAGGGCTGTTAGCCAAGCCCGAGTGCTGGTAGGGATGCACGGGGCAGGCCTGGGGCTCAGAATGTTGATGTCCAGCGGTACCCTGCTGATCGAGATATGGCCGTTTGGTGTGGACCCGGCGTCTGCAAGGGTGTACAGGGCCATGTGTGGCCTAAGGGGCTTTGGGGTCACATACAGGGCGTGGGTCAACGAGGATGTGGGTAACacgcgcacacacccacactaccCGCAACACTTTGGGGGTATTCAGCATCTACCTCAGGAAGAGAGAAGGCGTGTTGTGTCGTCGCTACGCGGAGACAAGCTGGTGAATGTGACGTGTTGCATGGACGTTGACTGGCTCTACAGGATCTACCAGGATACGGTGGTCAGGTTGCACGCACATGGCGACGCACACGGGCGTGCACATGAGGCTCACACgctcacagacacacatacaggtgCACTTGAGGTTAACGCAGACAGAGACGCACATGAGGCTCACacgcccacaaacacacacagacgcacacgtACCAATGCACTTGAGGTTAACGCACACAGAGACGCACACAGGGCCACAC aacacaagaaaatatcagcTTAA